A single window of candidate division KSB1 bacterium DNA harbors:
- the lon gene encoding endopeptidase La: MENKSIENEDIEEIKSEPVETEPETIDKDDRVNFEIPQVLPILPLRNTVVFPQQIIPISVGREKSIKLIEEALSENKLITLVAQRDGKVEDPRPEDLFRWGTVTSVMKVFKMPDGTQSVMVQGLSRAQVLDYTQVDPFFKALVQPQPEKKVAGVSIEALIGNIRSLFEKIVGRASYLTPEHVILIANTEDPGRLADVIIWNLTISTAEKQSVLELIDIKDRLEKLNYILTKELQILELGSKIQTEVQGEINKTQREYYLREQLKAIQKELGEEDERTVEINELRKKIKDAKMPKETTEVAEKELDRLSKMPPAAAEYTVSRTYLDWLIELPWEKGTKDNLDVKKAQKILDEDHYDLEKVKKRILEYLAVRKLKKDMKGPILCFVGPPGVGKTSLGKSIARALGRKFMRISLGGVHDEAEIRGHRRTYIGALPGRIIQGLKKVGSKNPVFMLDEIDKIGMDFRGDPSSALLEVLDPEQNNSFSDHYLEVPFDLSQVMFITTANLADPILPALKDRMEMLELPGYTEEEKLKIAHKYLIPKQLKAHGLTKSHIEFKEEATAEIIKSYTREAGVRNLEREIAAICRGVAKEVVEGNTESKAIKKDSVSSYLGSIKFFSEVAERTSRAGVATGLAWTPFGGDILFVEATKMKGKGDLILTGSLGDIMKESARAALSYIRSKASELKIADDIFSKYDIHIHVPAGAIPKDGPSAGVTLLTCLVSLLTNKLVSNDLAMTGEITLRGSVLPVGGIKEKILAAHRAGIKRVLLPEKNRKDFDDIPEAVRKQIELCFVSEIDQVLKLGISGNGN, from the coding sequence ATGGAAAATAAAAGTATCGAAAACGAGGATATTGAAGAAATTAAATCTGAACCTGTAGAAACGGAACCGGAAACGATTGATAAGGATGACCGGGTTAACTTTGAAATACCGCAAGTCTTACCAATTCTGCCTTTGAGAAATACGGTCGTTTTTCCTCAGCAAATTATTCCTATCTCGGTTGGACGCGAAAAATCTATTAAATTGATTGAAGAAGCCCTTTCCGAGAACAAATTGATAACATTGGTAGCGCAAAGAGATGGCAAAGTTGAAGATCCGCGCCCTGAGGACCTGTTTCGTTGGGGCACAGTGACTTCCGTGATGAAAGTGTTTAAGATGCCGGACGGAACGCAAAGTGTAATGGTGCAGGGCTTAAGTCGTGCCCAAGTATTAGATTACACGCAAGTTGATCCCTTTTTCAAAGCGCTGGTTCAGCCACAACCGGAAAAGAAGGTCGCGGGTGTCAGTATCGAAGCCCTTATTGGAAACATTCGATCTCTTTTTGAAAAAATTGTTGGGCGGGCTTCTTATTTAACACCTGAACATGTGATATTGATTGCAAATACCGAGGACCCTGGACGCCTGGCTGACGTGATTATTTGGAATCTCACCATTTCGACTGCGGAGAAACAATCGGTATTGGAATTGATTGATATCAAAGACAGACTTGAGAAATTAAACTATATCTTAACTAAAGAACTACAAATCCTCGAATTGGGCAGTAAGATTCAAACTGAGGTTCAAGGTGAAATCAATAAAACTCAACGTGAATATTATTTGCGCGAACAGCTAAAAGCGATCCAAAAGGAACTCGGGGAAGAGGATGAGCGCACAGTGGAAATCAATGAGCTGCGCAAGAAAATTAAAGACGCGAAAATGCCAAAGGAGACTACAGAGGTTGCGGAAAAAGAGCTGGACAGGCTTTCGAAAATGCCGCCTGCAGCCGCAGAGTATACGGTGTCACGCACTTATCTCGATTGGTTGATTGAGCTTCCCTGGGAAAAAGGCACTAAGGATAATTTGGATGTCAAGAAAGCGCAAAAAATTTTAGATGAAGATCACTATGATTTGGAAAAAGTGAAGAAAAGAATACTTGAGTACCTGGCCGTGAGGAAATTGAAAAAAGACATGAAGGGTCCGATTTTATGTTTTGTCGGCCCGCCTGGAGTTGGTAAAACTTCGCTGGGTAAATCGATTGCCAGAGCTCTCGGTAGAAAATTTATGAGGATCTCACTTGGTGGCGTCCACGACGAAGCAGAAATAAGAGGGCATCGCCGGACTTATATTGGTGCGCTCCCGGGCAGAATCATTCAAGGACTAAAAAAAGTGGGATCGAAGAACCCGGTTTTCATGTTAGATGAAATTGACAAAATTGGAATGGATTTTCGCGGCGATCCTTCATCGGCCTTGCTTGAAGTTTTAGATCCCGAGCAAAATAATTCATTTTCAGATCATTATCTCGAAGTGCCGTTTGATTTGTCGCAAGTCATGTTTATCACAACAGCAAATTTAGCCGACCCTATTTTACCGGCTCTCAAAGATAGGATGGAGATGTTGGAGCTTCCAGGATACACCGAGGAAGAAAAACTTAAAATTGCTCATAAGTATCTGATTCCGAAACAACTTAAGGCGCATGGGTTAACAAAATCTCATATAGAATTTAAAGAAGAAGCAACTGCGGAAATTATCAAATCATATACTCGAGAGGCCGGGGTTAGAAATTTAGAACGTGAAATAGCAGCGATTTGTCGCGGAGTTGCGAAAGAAGTCGTGGAAGGAAATACCGAGTCGAAGGCGATAAAGAAAGATTCGGTTTCTTCATACTTAGGTTCAATAAAATTTTTCAGTGAAGTTGCGGAAAGAACTTCAAGGGCGGGCGTAGCGACCGGATTAGCGTGGACACCCTTCGGTGGAGATATTCTTTTTGTGGAAGCGACTAAAATGAAGGGCAAGGGCGACCTCATTTTGACCGGTTCTTTAGGCGACATCATGAAGGAGTCTGCCAGAGCAGCGTTAAGTTATATCCGCTCCAAAGCCAGCGAATTGAAAATTGCGGACGACATATTTAGTAAATATGACATTCATATTCATGTCCCCGCAGGAGCGATTCCGAAAGATGGACCTTCTGCTGGTGTGACCTTGCTCACTTGTCTCGTTTCTCTTCTTACAAACAAACTGGTCAGCAACGATCTTGCCATGACGGGAGAAATCACCTTGAGAGGGTCGGTTCTTCCGGTTGGTGGAATTAAAGAGAAGATCTTGGCCGCTCATCGTGCCGGGATAAAGCGAGTACTCCTGCCGGAAAAAAACCGAAAAGATTTTGATGATATCCCGGAAGCGGTACGAAAACAAATCGAACTTTGTTTTGTGAGCGAAATCGATCAAGTTCTGAAACTTGGAATATCCGGCAATGGGAATTAA
- a CDS encoding tetratricopeptide repeat protein, with translation MKSKLTVLGLAASLVVCTSVGFGQSGKFGVGIQGGVQKLYGDSKNVSLGPGLDGFLSYRVLKFADLALGFGYSKLKFDGVTNDLLTADLKTNLELISKGIFRPMVSLGAGVVSYEGASGRKLTPSFFGGGSFSFRLSPKLAWHTGADYRFTTTDQIDGAPPGSKSKDGYLNVRTGITFYPGGEEEGRPQILAYQRAPLFEVEEDPDTYRPFLDEPVYDNVDGGMPGQQEAKDMEEYVKFKSRIDALSQDMDSKEKKIIQMQNALNERKRTLASMENRAEKQPGRSLPKNSSMSGFSEIYEEALINYYNKNYKEAISLLRLLLQQYSSHSLASNCQYWIAQSMFSMNQYGDSIDEFYKVLSYQRSLKKDDSIFLLGQAYLKIGEGERAKESFTRLIREYPHSEFVQGAQSYLRNL, from the coding sequence ATGAAGTCAAAATTAACAGTCCTGGGATTAGCTGCCAGTTTGGTGGTTTGTACAAGCGTTGGATTTGGTCAGTCCGGCAAATTTGGTGTTGGTATACAAGGTGGAGTCCAAAAACTTTATGGAGATTCAAAGAATGTGAGCCTCGGGCCCGGTCTAGACGGTTTTCTTTCTTACCGCGTTTTAAAATTTGCCGATCTTGCATTAGGTTTCGGCTATAGCAAACTAAAATTTGATGGGGTTACGAACGACCTTTTGACTGCTGACTTAAAAACAAATTTGGAACTAATTTCTAAAGGTATTTTTAGACCTATGGTAAGCCTGGGAGCCGGAGTTGTAAGTTACGAGGGCGCCTCAGGGAGAAAGCTAACCCCGTCATTTTTTGGGGGAGGTAGTTTTAGTTTTAGGTTAAGCCCCAAACTGGCATGGCACACTGGAGCGGATTATCGTTTCACAACGACCGACCAGATTGATGGAGCCCCTCCAGGCAGTAAGAGCAAAGACGGGTATTTGAACGTGCGAACAGGAATTACATTTTATCCAGGAGGTGAGGAAGAGGGTCGTCCTCAAATTCTTGCTTATCAGAGAGCGCCTCTTTTCGAAGTCGAAGAGGACCCCGATACGTATCGACCTTTTCTGGATGAGCCGGTTTATGACAACGTGGATGGTGGAATGCCTGGGCAACAAGAAGCCAAAGATATGGAAGAGTACGTCAAGTTTAAATCCAGAATCGATGCACTGTCTCAAGATATGGATTCTAAGGAAAAAAAGATTATTCAAATGCAAAATGCTCTGAATGAGCGCAAAAGAACCCTTGCTTCCATGGAAAATAGAGCGGAAAAACAACCCGGAAGATCACTTCCTAAGAATTCATCCATGTCAGGATTCTCCGAAATCTACGAGGAAGCATTGATAAATTATTATAATAAAAACTATAAAGAGGCTATTTCTCTTCTCCGCCTTCTCCTGCAGCAATATTCCAGTCACTCTCTTGCCAGCAATTGTCAGTATTGGATTGCCCAAAGTATGTTTTCGATGAATCAATATGGTGACTCAATTGATGAGTTCTATAAGGTTTTGAGTTATCAGCGGTCCCTGAAAAAAGACGATTCCATTTTTCTATTAGGGCAAGCTTACTTAAAAATAGGCGAGGGAGAACGGGCTAAAGAGTCGTTTACCCGCTTGATAAGGGAATATCCCCATAGCGAATTTGTTCAGGGGGCACAAAGTTATTTGCGAAACTTGTAA